The DNA region TCTTTTAATGGACCCCATTTAGACCGCAGCAATGCAGACAGGCTTCctggagaaaggagagaaggagtgtCCAAAACCTATCATGAAATGGGAAGATGACCAAGCAGTTAGAGAGACCGTCCAGTAACCGAGAGGTCACAAGCATCGATCTCTTCAGGCCTTGAGTCcttgaattatgttttttttgtacCCAATTAGTCAGTTCAAGAATATCTGCCTTGCTGCTGAACTATGTTGCAACACACCAGACAAAATTATCAGCACAATAATCGCACAAAACAAATGGAGAACTGGTGTTCATTAGGGATATTTTCGTGCCGGTCTATTGATGGCCTGGAGCTGTTTTTTAAAGGTTCTGATTTTaggttttttctttgtcctcatcAGACAGTAGAGCCACTTCTTTTTAGCCtgttagcttgttagcttgTGGATATTACACCCGATTCCTGCCGCTCCACTTTATTCCATCACTTTCGACTGAATACAGTTATATCACATTAATGTCACTCAGTACTTGAAATGTAAGGTATTTAGAGGTACAGACCCGGTTTACACTGAGGGGAAAAACTCCTCCACAGCAGAGACATGTCAGAAGGTCTTTGTGAATACCTCATGAGAGAGACATTTGTACCCATCATGATTAACAACGTATGTCAAAAAAAGAGTGTTGACTAGAAAAGGGGCACCTTTAAGGGAAATATTGATGTTATGGCATACGGTGATTTATTTAAAGATCAAGCCATAAAGTGTGATGTCCTGTACCTGAGTAAACATCATATTGTTGAATGTGCAGACTTTCCTTCCATACACAGTAATTGCACTACAAGGTATCTATtccaccatctctctctgtgtcgTACAAACACACCTCCAGGCACTTGTTCCATGAAGATCTTGATGTATCCGTTCTCAGAAACGGAGCCCAGGTATTGAACAATGTTCCTGTGCTTTAGGTACTTGTGAAGGGCGATCTCTTCATGAAGGGGCTGAGAGTACCTGATACACCAAGACAGGAAGGCAAAGAAAGTGTTGTCAGAATTTATCATCCAGTCCGCTTCACAGCTTTCAGCTGTTGCTGAGTTACTTTACGAAACATCCGccaaaaaaatgtatgactGCTTTTCTGTGAAAGTCGCTCTATCCCAAAGTGGCTATAATACATTTCCTGCTGTCACTTTTTGTGGAAATGAGTTGAATTTCAGATTTCAAGAAGGAGAACAAGCACAGACTGTTATTTGACTCTTTATGCCACTTTTCTACACAGCTACAAACACCgacctgctgtctctctcaggGATCTCTTTGATGGCAATTCGGACCTGGCTGCTGAGGTCTCTCCCAGCATACACCACTCCATAGGTTCCTCTCCCCAGCACCACCCTGTCCCCCGTCTCATTTGTGTCGTACTCGTACTATAGCACAGAAAAAtccattcattattcattataaGCTGGAACGTGTACAGTAAAATGTAACAAACACACGCCTGACCTCCAGTGTGTCTCCATCGCCATCCCCTTCCAGCTCCCCCGCATTTCCTGTACCATCCGATATCATCTCTTTCACCATGGAGCAGAACCTGAAGTAGGTACATACACACAGCAAGACAGGATCAGACATTATTATTATCCCCACTTCATGGCCACCAGGTTGTGTTGCGATACAATGGGCATACCTACTGTACGAAAGCAAACAcgggcaaacacacacacctacacaaacacatctagaggtgtgtgtgtcctcaccgACCGCACTGCTCTTCAGTGGAGAAGTAGATCTGGAAGTCATCGGAGTTGTCGTGGACGTACAGGAAGCAGCAACGCTCATCAAACTTACTGATACTGCAGACAGGAGCGTTAGCTTAGCTTACGTACAATGTCGTCATATCAGAATTTCAAAACTTTACTATGTCTGCTCTCGTGATATTTATAATGTTAAGGTAATCGGAAACCTTCAATAAATATACAGCCTGGCCCAAAATTGTACAATAAGTATCTGAATACCTCTCAAAAAATAAGagcaaagaaatacaaaatatctTGGGTTAATGCAAACAAATGGTTGTTTTTATCTGGATGATATCAAACCGTTTTTCATACCTGATGCCTTTTATGGACATGGCAGTGAAGTTCCACTCGTGGATCCCTTTCTGTAACGGAAGATAACAGTCAGATATTTACTGAGAATGAGCAGATATCCAACCACAATCCATTAGGACTTATGAAATACATGTGTCCAgtctgtgtaaatatatatatatatatagatcaGATTAGCGCCTGATTCTGCTGAAACATTTAACGTCAAACCTGAAACATTCACAGATGTTTAAGCCACAAGCTTCATGTGCAGACATGATTTATTCCCATTTTCATTGCACTTGCACCATCTTTAACACCACGCCTCAGGCATGCACgacttttttattgttcttgttttttttgaaCAAGTTTTGGgttaaaaatacacataaaatcAGATAGAAAACATCACAGCTATTGATGCTTTAttttcagaagaagaagaaagcaaacaaacaaataaaaaaaataaaggtggaCAAAGTGTTAATAATATTCTTACTGTTTCAGGAGGAGACACGTGCCAGATAGAGACgttcttctcctctgcctcatTATTAATAGACACATAAGACGGCTGGTAAACTTTGGTTGGCTCCAGAATCAACACCTGTAACGGTCAGAGGAAGTGTTAGCATTTTAACACGTGCCTCGAAATTCTGAAGCTGATGGAGCAAATTTAATTGCGttgtttgtgcgtgtttgtacTGGAAACCGCAGTCGATTTGTGGTGCGTTGCGTGGCTTCCACTATGATGTCCATCCAGAAGTTGAGTCTCTCCCGCTGAGGCGAATGTTCCACCGTCTGCTTCTTAAATCTCTGGATCAGATGCAGGTTCTGCACAACAGAGCATAAATACCTGGAAGagtgagaagaaaataaaacacatgtcATTAGAAATCAGTTATTACTCATTCATTTGCTGATATTTAGTCAAGAATAAATATCCACTGAGCAGAATATTAGATAATAATTCTGAATATAAACGAAATGCATTCATATAAAAAGGATGCATATGATCTGGACATTACCGCTTGCAACCTCAGACTTGCTTTATAACCAAAAGGAAAGGATATTTTCACTAAACAAAAGTCCATAGTGACAGATTATAACCCTTTTCTTTACCAAACAGGTGGCTTCAGTTTGAAgagtttctctgcagcctgaGTAGCTTTGGGGATGTCATTAGCCAGCATGCTAACAGTGAAGAACTGGCCCACGTCCCAGTAGTTGTTCATTTTTTCCAGGGATCCTTTGCGCCCGAGCAAACTGTTCAGCCTCACACCTGACACATGCAATTATCAGttagcagggaaaaaaaaaaacattttcttgtttatttgtgttttgaatgctTTTGCATTCATTGCATCTCACCGATTTTCCTCAGTTCAATTGAGCTCTCAAACTGTTGGCCAGCGACTATGAGCAGGACGGCCAGATTAATCCCGGAGTAGAGAGTGGGCTGCAGCTCGAAGCCCTTCCTGTACCTGGAGGCGGGGGGCAACACGAAAATGACCACACAGGAGGAAGCAGTAACACGTAAACAtaatttatttcctgttctCTTACCACTGTATCGCATTGTCTCTGTTTTTAGTGTCTTTGCAGTCAGAGTCCAGGAAGATGTCCTTGTATATTCGTCCACAGAGGCAGAACATGTCCGGAGCCGGATGTTCACATGACTGTAAAACCTGCAGCATCACTCCCAGAGCCTGCTCCCGATCCCCAGGACTGTTTCTCCTGCACACACGTGGATTAGTGCTTTGGGCTGTTCagttgtaatatatatatattaatatatagagagagagacagagagtaatGAGATTTGAATTTAGAAAAAGAAAGGTTTCGTACCTGTTGAGTGCGAAGGCGTAGTGGAACTGGATCATGGGCTGAGTGGCCAGATCGCAAGTGGGCAACATTTCCAATGTTTGCACCAGCTTCACCATTGCATCATAGTCCTGGTAGTCAGACAGACTTCATTAATTATATTGGATTGTTATACGTCTCTTGAAGGCCAAAGTATGTTGTGTTCGTACCTGTATGTCTCTGTAGGAAAACAGCAGATTCATGACAATGTCCTGTGTGAGGACTTCCGTGTTGTCGATTCGGAGTTTGATGCGGGAAAGCTCCTTGGCCAGCTCCTCTCCCTGATACTTCTCCCTGGCCTTCCTGATGTCATTCAGCAGCGTGTCTTTGAAGGAGGCGCTGCAGAAGGCGCGCAGCGAGAGGAGAGACGGCCGTAAATGAGGAAAGCGAGGCAtcaagaaaaacattaaatgtgatgTTGGGTTCCTAAATTTGACACCAGACCAATTCCACTTGTGTACAGCTCTCACCAGGATGTGACGTGGATGTCCTTCAGCAGGCTGGTGAAGCGGTCGGTCAGGGGGACACAGAGCGGCCCCAGCAGGTTGTCCCAGCTGGGCTGCATGTACTCACTGGCCCTGCGCTGGGCGTCGCTCTCACAGCACATATACTCATGGTTAGGAGTCACTATGTACGGGATGAAATAGTAGTTGCCACTGGATGCCTGGAAGCAGAAAAGCAGGGgatgtttagttttagtttttagtttcaGATCGACATACGAGCCCCGGAGATGCTTTCAAATGTATTAGAGCTATATATAGCAATATATCAGATAAACCCTCATGCCAGATAGTGAGGCCACTATCGGGGGGTTTGATGGGATTAGAGTGATTCATGAGGAGATCATTACTCAGTACTGAGAGTATTTGGTGACATCAAGACACGACTTGAGCAAAGCAACACAAGgcgctgttaaaaaaaaaatgcatttactcATTTACTTTCTGtgcatttcttattttattttggagaaattTTTTTTGTCGCCTTTCTACTCAGCAGcaaaaattcttcttcttcttttgtgaaTATCTGTGAGTGTCCACCACATTCCCAAATTCATCCTacacacctgctgctttgtGAGTCGCACGTTGTTAGGGGATTTAATTTGCTATTCACACAACATCGCATTGGGACAGTCCGTGTTTTTAGTCCCCGCTCCCAGCTTCTCCCAGCATGCTTTTGACAGAatctcccagcatgctttgGTGCAGTAAGGTACCTACTTTGCTCAATCCAGAGCCTCGGTACTCTGGAGGCAAATGAACCCAGGGAAAACCTAATGTTGGAGAACGAGTGGCCTTCTccacgcgcgcacacacacacacacacacacaaacacaccatacATACATTAAAAATCTCCATTAATAATGAAAGTGTATATTTTAGGAACACGTTTTAtggcgtgtgtgtgagagagagaaggacaaagagagaaatcAAGTAGATATTTGTTTGTACAAACTGAACAGCACAAATAGCACCAGAAATTGGGCACACACAAATGACACTGAAACATACACACgcaaaaacacacgcacaaacttactgtgtttttttgcaCCACCATATCCTGCAAGAAGATAACACAAAAAGTACATCAGATTGTATCTggtcatatgtgtgtgtgtgtgtgctcttgaGTTGTTTTGCCAGATAATTACATGAAACAGTTGTTTCCTcaaagcagcacagcacaggACTGactgtgtaacacacacacactgaccaatATATACACTCATACAGACTCACACTAGTCTGTAAATAACTTAATGGATGACTTTGTTCTGAGAAGGTGTGAAGGAATGGCATCCATGAACTTTGTTGACACCAACATGAGATTCAAGTGTCTatctgtacgtgtgtgtgtgtgtgtgtgtgtgtgtgtgcgtacctTCAGTGACTGGGCAGTGTCGGGGTCAGTGTCATGATATAGGATGACATTGTTGGCCATGTCAAAACTCTCCCTCACACCGAGGTGGTAAAACAAGGAGGGCTGCCGGAAAACATCGCTCATATCCACAACTGCGATGTCTAGTTGGAAGATTAGAACAATGACAAcatgacacaacaacacaacaacacaacaacaactatttgacagaaatacaaacaagtCTGTCTGGGGCCAATAAACCCTTTAGTTCCCTGTCAGATCCAAGAAAACTGTCCTAAACTTTTTGGGATTCACAGACTGACACTGCCATGGAGCCACATCACAAACGAAGCTTCTAAAACCACTAACAAGTCCTGACTGGATCAAAGTTTGAACCGTTTGTCTTTCACCTGCTCAGACAAGTTTAACAACTGGCACCTGAATTATTAAGACTTTACATCCATTTCAGCTGAATGTGACTCTTTCTGCAAACACAGCTGAGAGGACGACTGTTTACTGAGTTAAACCTTCTGCCTGCACCGGAACACGAAAAGACAATTATCAACTTCTGACAGGAGCTTTAGTTTCACCGCTCCAATCAAGCCAGGAGCAATAAAACAGGACTTGTGACTGAGAAGCAGCTTAGTTAATATTTAATCCCAGTCGGAATAAGACTTTTTGGGTCTCATGGTGTCAGCTGTGGTGATAGTGAGGTATATCTGGAAAGTTTCACCTGAGATTCAgctaataaacagaaaaatgaagaggCAGGTTTAACCTGACTATTAAATAGAATGGACATGAATGAAGATTGTTTAATGATAATATCTCTTGGATATTaaaacatagtgtgtgtgtgtattcggTATGAAGCTACAGGATCTGTCTGGGTGTTTGTGATTCTTTCTTACTTGTCCTGTCAGCAGTTCAGCGATTTGGctagaaattaaaaaaaaatgaagttgcAGAGATTTGGTTTTGCCACTTTCTGCTTCACTATCTCAGCTCTGGCGCTGTTAAGAAGCAATAACACCTCTTCAACACACCTGCGTCGTAGAAGCTGTCCAGCACCGACGTCTCTCCGAAGTCCAGCCGGCCGAAGGTGACGGTGGTGAGCAGGGCGCTCTCCGAGTCGCAGGCTCTCTGCAGGCTCTGCAGCGCTCCGGACTCCGGGCTGCTGGCCATCACCGCCTTCAGCCCGTCGTTCAGGACGTACACCACCCGCAGGGAGCGCTGCTTGAAGGGCGGGCTGGGGCTGGACACCTCGGCCCTCTCCCGGTCCCGGTCCACGCTCAGCCCGGCCGAGTGCTCCCCTCCCATGTCGGCCACCTGCGCGCTCTGCCCGGTTTCCATTTCCGTGAACCGGAGGAGTTTGTTTGCTCTTCACGCTTTctgctctccttccttctccgGGTTACTCCCTTTATTCTGTGTCCGCTCCTCCGGCTTCTTCCTCACTTGTTGCGCACCTGACGTCGCGTCTGAGTTTGTCAGCCGGCATCTCCGCCTCATTAACTCACATCATGCGCCGATTATCTCGCACCAagaagtcccccccccccctacaaCCCCCCAACCCCAGACTGGATCCGACTAGATCCCCCGGAGACTTCCCCTGAAGTTGTCTCTTTGGTTTGATCCGGCTGCAGGACGCAATCAGGCCCTGGCACAGGCTGAAACGTCTCTGGTTGTCTAAATATAAAACGTTGTGTCCTCCTGTTGCACCTCATGGCAGCCAAGTTATTCTCAGTTCTGTCCctcatacccccccccccccacacacacacacacaatgagttattctcaaataaataaattccccTTCTGCTGCTTTAAATGCGTTTATGCGCATTATAGCCTCTGATTTCCAGCTAAAGAGACTTAAAGGGGAAAGTGGAATTTAGACTGTGTGATCTCTAGTTGGCTTTGGAAAACCATCCATCACACCCAGACCTTTGGGACAGACCGGGGTCAGTAAGCCCACCACCCCTGCCATCATCATCTATATGTTGGTGCGactgtgtttttctgagtgAAGTTACAATATTGACAGTAATTCTCTCACATCTCACACTCAGAGGACCATGAGTGGCAGAAAGATGGAAGTGTGGAGTAAAACTCTAGTTCAACGCAGCAAACAGCTTCAGTAAAAGGACATTAGTTGTGTTCATATGGGAACTGTAGGATTACCCAACTTTATGGATCGATGTTTTCAATTCCAAATTATTACTCATCTCAAAAGAACGTCGTACTGCAACAGTAAATCTGGCTAATAAGGAAAATATTCAGGCTTTTTatctttagatttttttttttttgctgttgcatCATTTCAATTCTACAGGAGCCTTTGTGGCCTTTAAGATTGAGTCAGGAGTTTCacttcttgttttgttcatttggaCTTAAACAGCCAGTTTAAGCCAGCCAGACAGAGTGCCGTATAACTGACATTTATCCAGCAGCTGGAATGACTTGAGtcattaataatataatataataggCAACAGAACGGGAAAAAAACTGCTCCTATAACCAGTATAAACATTTTACCAGCAGACAGTTCAAATATATAGTCATTCTTCTCACTTGCATCTAAATAACACTTGCGTTAATTctgcagttgtgtttttaagaCTGAATCAGGACTTTAACTTCTTCTTGCCCGCTGAGTCCTTCACTGATCTGAGAGTGCATCTGCTTTCATGTCACACATATTCATGCAGGAGCTAACAGTATGCACCGGACATAAACAcgctttcttttttaaaccagcacacaattcaaatgtatttgtaatgtttttttgttttttgttttttttaaagaaactatgcacacatacagtacataatAGCATCTTTATTACACTGAAatataaaagtatatatatttatcactATCCTGGAGAGAAAGGACCAAGTTAAGAAAACAACTTGTAGCCTCAGTTGTTgcagttttctcattttcattagaaagaaagaaagaattggAGTCAAACAGGAAGGCCACAGTGACAGGTTGCCATAGATTCTGTGCACATATATGGAAGGGAGGcagacagccacacacacatgctaccACTCgtacgcacatacacacacattttcatcttccttcGTCTGTGAGGACTTTACACTTCCTACATTCTTTAAAACCCTGTcctgaaccttcacctgttgCCAAAAGAGCACCAGAAAACATCAGGTCCATCGGTTTTTTGGGATAAGATGTGACCAGCACAGCTGCTTCATGAGTCACATGAGTTCTGGTAGTGGCATGATTTAGATTTTTCACTAAAAATTAAAGTTTGGTTAAACTGACTAtcaaaaggtttaaaaaaaagtgtaaagaaAGTCAGATTTCAAAATGGACCATTATCAAATGGGAGCAGTGGCTTCCCCTCACTGTAAAACCACTAActgacattttcacactttattAAAAACGATAAGTCAGAATTTCAGAAGTAGCCAAACTAGCCGTTTCCATTTACATGCTATTTAACATACAGGTATTTGAGTGATATCGGTTTTCTCATAGCTCTCTCCAAGAGAAATTTATTTCCcagaatttcacattttttcttcagCTAGCACAAGCGCCAGTGCTTGTAATGTTGGTTAGACTCAAGGATAGAAAGTTGGAATGTGCTTGATGATATTTTACCAAACCGATGAAATTTAGAATGTGTGACTTAAAAttatgacacaaaaaaaaaaaaaaaaaatatggccGAATGTGATTGCTGTTAACGGCTGCTGCTTCAGAATCACCTGCCTGCAGTGTACCACAGAAGCATGAAGCTAAGTGCGCCCAATGCTCGAGATGTGCCTCAAAGCCTGGGCTTCAAACCTAAAACCAAACCCGAACCTTAATCCAGCCAAGCCGTAGAAGTCAGGACCAGCCAAGACGACCGGGTGTAAAAACCACAGTCCTCACATggatggagaaataaaaacacacaaacacaccccagATAAGAGGCGAAGGCCGCAGAGTGGACGCAGAACAGCACAGAGGTCATGATGAACCAGCTGGGCTACGGAGGTCAGGTCCAAAGTTTCCTTCACTCATCAGAAACCAAAAGTACCAGTGaagttaccatggcaaccaccGTTTCCTCTCATCATCCCGTAACCACGGCGATGTGCAGCGACAAGCTGCCGTCAAATCCGTACCGGTGGCACAGCAAGCTCTGACAATGACAGCGGtaaactgaacaaaaaagaaagcctctttaaaagaaaaataaagacgTAAACAGAGGATAAGGCGGCATCTGGGGGGGcagtggagggtggagggtggagggtggggggggtggggttggtGGCTGATTCCACGGTGCTGATGGTGATCGTGATGATCATTTGGCACAAACTTCATCTTGGCTGAAATGTCTCTCGGCCGACAGTGAAAACGTTTCCATAAGATGGCCTCGGATGTGGCGATCAGAGTGCGCTGATAAGGATGACTGAGTGTTATTTCGACAGGTTTTTCTTTATGTTCTCTACCTCCACCTGTGAAATGAACACCACACGAAGAGTCAAAACATTCTGGGATTAAATGTCCGTTGCTGCTCTGTCtggacattttatttctgaagttTATGGAAGAAAAAGGatctaaaaaaaacatttctatcaCCCTCTTGTGGCCAAAATTactactacaaaaaaaaatgaacctgTCAATGTGTTTTCTTGTTGCCTGTCAGGGCCTCCACAGATAACTGACATATCCAATAATATCCATTTAACAGATTAGTTGATTAAATATTGTGGGCCTCCAAGTCACAGGTTGAGGCCTCTCCGGGTTTTCTGCACCAAATAGAAAAGAACCATTCCTTCATGGACCTCTTTGAGAGTCCAGATACTTTTGAGCATATTGTCCATCACTCACAGTATCCTTGTGTATatgtgaaatttgtttttgtttgtcggATTTGTGCTTCTGCACTTCCCGGGAATTTATTCATGGACTAATTTGTGTTCTCGCTCATACTTGTCATGTCTCACCTGTAAATAAACACGAATCTTCTTCTCTTCGTCCAAAGCACTGGCCAACTGCTTCATCTCCTGCCTGAAGGAGGAGGACACGTCAGGACACGTCAGCTTTGTGAAacctgacaaaaacacatttggcCGTTTCGTTGGTGCGGTTTGAGTCAGTCGCCTACCGATGCTGGCTCTTCAGCAGTTCTACGGAGGTCCTCAGCTCTCTCAGCTGGTTCCTGAGTTCCTCCAGCGTCAGGGGGGTCATAGGTGAGTGCCGGAGCTCGGGAGAAGGGCTCAGACCAGCAGGGGAAGACGGGGAGGCGGAGCGATGGCTGGAGTTTGGTGGGTTCAGGACAGAGGGCTTAGCAGGCAGTGGTGCTTTACTGTCGGGGGCCTGTGGAAAAAAGACATCAGcattataaaacatttatggATTGTTCAAGATTCTCCTGCTCTGGCTTCCTTTGTGTATCTTCGTGTGGTGAGCGGCAGGGTGATACAGGTTCAAACCCCAGGTCAGGAAATAATGGAAATTTGAATTTAGCCAATTTGGAATTactaaacacaaagaaactggATATGCCAATTAATCTGTCTACAAACAGTAACATCCAATATTTAGCATCAGCTACTGCGTTCAGGTGTAACCTCGGTCGAGGTTGGCAGTAACTGGACTATCTGTGGTTTGGTTCCCTCTGCTGGATGGAATAAAAAGTGAAGCAAAGTGAAGATGCTCGTACAGAGGCGGCAGGAAGTCCTTTTCTCTGGGAAACATCCTGCTcgtcctttcctctctccttctccttcctgtcctccacTGCAGGTGAGTCCAGGTTGGTAATGGACAAGGAAGACTgccagagaacagagagagagatggctgAGCTGGTCTACAGCtagacacacagcagacaaaccAGCATCACCCCAAAAGATGAAACACGATTCTGCGTTTTATGACGAGCATGAACACATTTCACCACAGTATGGAAATGAGACGCAGCCACAAGACCTAACAgcaattttaacatttataataataacattttgaGTCAGGTGACACTCACAGGTGTGATGATCTGCGAGCGAGGCCGGCGGTCTGTGACTCTTGGCCGCGACGCCGTCGGATGACTCAGTTTCTCCGTAGATGCAACCACGGCGTCCAGGTCCATTTctgcacaaacgcacaaaagAGCACACAGTTCTCAGCAGGTGAAGCTTGGCAGAGCGCTGTGGCGGTTACTGAGGCACCATGTCCTGATCTCATTGGTCGATGCTCCTGTCCAGTCACACTCACCGGTGTCATGTGACCTGTCAGGGGCAGAATCTGGTGTCGAAGCCCTGCCCTCAGACTTGGGGCTTTCACACCTGAGCAGGTAAACCACACAACAACATTAGCTTCGATGTGCTCAGGGATTTGTGCGATGTTTTCAGAGTGTGCACGTGTGTTGCGTTT from Echeneis naucrates chromosome 20, fEcheNa1.1, whole genome shotgun sequence includes:
- the map3k15 gene encoding mitogen-activated protein kinase kinase kinase 15 isoform X1, which codes for METGQSAQVADMGGEHSAGLSVDRDRERAEVSSPSPPFKQRSLRVVYVLNDGLKAVMASSPESGALQSLQRACDSESALLTTVTFGRLDFGETSVLDSFYDADIAVVDMSDVFRQPSLFYHLGVRESFDMANNVILYHDTDPDTAQSLKDMVVQKNTKATRSPTLGFPWVHLPPEYRGSGLSKASSGNYYFIPYIVTPNHEYMCCESDAQRRASEYMQPSWDNLLGPLCVPLTDRFTSLLKDIHVTSCASFKDTLLNDIRKAREKYQGEELAKELSRIKLRIDNTEVLTQDIVMNLLFSYRDIQDYDAMVKLVQTLEMLPTCDLATQPMIQFHYAFALNRRNSPGDREQALGVMLQVLQSCEHPAPDMFCLCGRIYKDIFLDSDCKDTKNRDNAIQWYRKGFELQPTLYSGINLAVLLIVAGQQFESSIELRKIGVRLNSLLGRKGSLEKMNNYWDVGQFFTVSMLANDIPKATQAAEKLFKLKPPVWYLCSVVQNLHLIQRFKKQTVEHSPQRERLNFWMDIIVEATQRTTNRLRFPVLILEPTKVYQPSYVSINNEAEEKNVSIWHVSPPETKGIHEWNFTAMSIKGISISKFDERCCFLYVHDNSDDFQIYFSTEEQCGRFCSMVKEMISDGTGNAGELEGDGDGDTLEYEYDTNETGDRVVLGRGTYGVVYAGRDLSSQVRIAIKEIPERDSRYSQPLHEEIALHKYLKHRNIVQYLGSVSENGYIKIFMEQVPGGSLSALLRSKWGPLKEATIIFYTRQILEGVRYLHENQIVHRDIKGDNVLVNTYSGVLKISDFGTSKRLAGVNPCTETFTGTLQYMAPEIIDKGPRGYGAPADIWSLGCTIIEMATGKPPFHELGEPQAAMFKVGMFKIHPEIPESLSLEAKSFILRCFEPDPHKRAIASDLLRDTFVRHHTKGKKSKIAFKPPGWETYTKKNDYFHSVSLPVQLQCEATGSSSSEHGSVSPDCDSKHDVFFQKKKSSRSENLLKPPNSNYLSVPDEGSVSEDRSAPPSPEDRDSGLFLLKKDSERRAILYKVLNDDQEKVISNLKENHIQGSEELQLSVDHIKQIICILRDFIHSPERRVMAATISKLKLDLDFDSTSINQIQLVLFGFQDSVNKVLRNHHIKPHWMFAMDNIIRRAVQAAITILIPELQTHFGPASECEGAEKEDEVDEEEAEFGPVLAPHTDDSGTTADPAHSAASVLNSAHSQEHQRSHHQLGAQLGRLKQETSRLLEELLQKEKEYQQVLKATLHQRTHDLELIRVRHRAPDISPPSIFHIPADHEPDKQLTDWLKEQGADAGTVDKFVLEEYTLTDILNDVTKEDLHCLCLRGGVLCRIWRAIQRHRERERLRSDRCSEDDA
- the map3k15 gene encoding mitogen-activated protein kinase kinase kinase 15 isoform X5 yields the protein METGQSAQVADMGGEHSAGLSVDRDRERAEVSSPSPPFKQRSLRVVYVLNDGLKAVMASSPESGALQSLQRACDSESALLTTVTFGRLDFGETSVLDSFYDADIAVVDMSDVFRQPSLFYHLGVRESFDMANNVILYHDTDPDTAQSLKDMVVQKNTASSGNYYFIPYIVTPNHEYMCCESDAQRRASEYMQPSWDNLLGPLCVPLTDRFTSLLKDIHVTSCASFKDTLLNDIRKAREKYQGEELAKELSRIKLRIDNTEVLTQDIVMNLLFSYRDIQDYDAMVKLVQTLEMLPTCDLATQPMIQFHYAFALNRRNSPGDREQALGVMLQVLQSCEHPAPDMFCLCGRIYKDIFLDSDCKDTKNRDNAIQWYRKGFELQPTLYSGINLAVLLIVAGQQFESSIELRKIGVRLNSLLGRKGSLEKMNNYWDVGQFFTVSMLANDIPKATQAAEKLFKLKPPVWYLCSVVQNLHLIQRFKKQTVEHSPQRERLNFWMDIIVEATQRTTNRLRFPVLILEPTKVYQPSYVSINNEAEEKNVSIWHVSPPETKGIHEWNFTAMSIKGISISKFDERCCFLYVHDNSDDFQIYFSTEEQCGRFCSMVKEMISDGTGNAGELEGDGDGDTLEYEYDTNETGDRVVLGRGTYGVVYAGRDLSSQVRIAIKEIPERDSRYSQPLHEEIALHKYLKHRNIVQYLGSVSENGYIKIFMEQVPGGSLSALLRSKWGPLKEATIIFYTRQILEGVRYLHENQIVHRDIKGDNVLVNTYSGVLKISDFGTSKRLAGVNPCTETFTGTLQYMAPEIIDKGPRGYGAPADIWSLGCTIIEMATGKPPFHELGEPQAAMFKVGMFKIHPEIPESLSLEAKSFILRCFEPDPHKRAIASDLLRDTFVRHHTKGKKSKIAFKPPGWETYTKKNDYFHSVSLPVQLQCEATGSSSSEHGSVSPDCDSKHDVFFQKKKSSRSENLLKPPNSNYLSVPDEGSVSEDRSAPPSPEDRDSGLFLLKKDSERRAILYKVLNDDQEKVISNLKENHIQGSEELQLSVDHIKQIICILRDFIHSPERRVMAATISKLKLDLDFDSTSINQIQLVLFGFQDSVNKVLRNHHIKPHWMFAMDNIIRRAVQAAITILIPELQTHFGPASECEGAEKEDEVDEEEAEFGPVLAPHTDDSGTTADPAHSAASVLNSAHSQEHQRSHHQLGAQLGRLKQETSRLLEELLQKEKEYQQVLKATLHQRTHDLELIRVRHRAPDISPPSIFHIPADHEPDKQLTDWLKEQGADAGTVDKFVLEEYTLTDILNDVTKEDLHCLCLRGGVLCRIWRAIQRHRERERLRSDRCSEDDA